The window GATGCGTGTTCCGCCGCCCGGCCGAGGTGAAAGCGGGGAAGGCGCTCACTTTGAGGGGAATACCACGCTTGAGTTGTTTTGGACGGCGATCCTTTGTTGATCGTGGTTTTCTTTTTCGGTGCTTGGCGGCACAATTTAGCCCAAACATTGGCGCGAAACCCGCAGGCCCTGTTATTAAAGTAACAGGTTTGCAATGGTCGTGGAGGTTTGAGTACCCTGCCGATCCTGCGACCGGCTTGGTTGTGGTTTCCATCAGTTGCACATACCGGTCGGGGAGCAGGTGTTGTTGCGAATGATCTCCTCGGATGTGATCATCCCTTCTGGGTTCCTGAATTCCGCGTCAAGCAAGACCGAGTGCCGGGGCGGTTTACGGAATTGACCATCACTCCCACTGAAGGGGGAGTTACAAGGTGCGTTGCGCCGAGTTGTGCGGCACAAAGCACTATTCCATGGAAAACCCGGGCCATTATTCAATCGCAAGCAGAGTATGATGCTTGGTTGGCGGGTGAATTGGAAAAAGCGAAACTCGCCGCCTCTTCGCCCGGAGGGATTCGGGCAGTTGCTCGTTCAGCAAAACGGTTGCACGGCTTGCCACTCGCTTACCGGGGAACGTTGGTTGGGTCCCACCTGGTTTGGGTTATACGGCTCGCAAGTTGAAACTCTCAAACGGGCGCCACCGTGACTGCCGACGACGCCTTCATTACCGAGTCGATCAGCAACCCGCAGGCAAAGATCGTCAAGGGCTTTGAAACGGTTCAGATGGTTCAATACACATTTACTCCCGACGAACTCTCGGCAATCGTCGCATATATCAAAACGATCAAGTAGGCGGTGGAGGTTTCATGAAAAATAACACTTTAGGAAGGGCTTTCCTTCTTCTTGTCATTGCCGGCGCGATCGGATACGGCATCGGTCTTGGCATTGATGCTGCGATCCGTGGCGAGCTGAAATTCTCGGCTTCTGTTCCTTCCGCATTCGCGTTGTTGTTTGGGTTTACGGCGTTCTTCTTTGGTTTGTACGGTTATCGCGGCATCACGCGCGGATTGGTCTTTCAAGTTGTCGGCACGGTGATCGGCGCGGCGCTTGTGACCCGTATCCGCGCGTTGATGGGACTGGAAAGCATTGGCGCATTTCTGTTCACCGAACCGGCGTGGGTGTTTGGAGCGTTGGTGGGCGTGGTCTCTTTCTTCTTCGGCGTCGGCGTGATGACCGATTGGGTGAAGTGGGCGCGGGGGATCGACACGCCCGACCACCATGAAGACGAGCCGGGCTGGCAAAAATACTTTGGCGTATCGCTGGATCACAAAGTCATTGGCATTCAATATACCGTCACAGCGTTGTTCCTCCTCGCGGTTGGCGGTACTTTTGCGCTAATCTTCCGCTCGGAACTTGCCGCATCGGGCTTGGATTTCCTCACCCTTGAACTCGATGTCTTCAATCAGAACGGTCCTCAGATCTACAACACGCTCATGTCGCTTCACGGCATGATCATGATCGTCTCGATCCTGCTCGGTATCTCGGGCATTATGAATTATGTCGTTCCGCTTTTGGTGGGCGCGCACGATATGGCATTCCCGCGCATGAACGCCTTCGCGTACTGGGTGGCTGTGCCGGCTTCTGTTTTATTGTTGCTTGCGTTGATCCTCGGCGGTTTTGACACCGGCTGGACTGGTTATCCTCCGCTTTCCTCGCGCGCCCCGCTTGGCGTGCAAATGTTCTTTCTGGGCGTGTTCACAGCCGGTTGGTCGTCCATCCTCGGCGCGTTGAACGTGATCGCCACGGTCGTCCGTATGCGCGCCGAAAGGCATGACCGCCATGCGGATGCCGATCCTCGTTTGGGCATCCGTCGCCACCTCCATCATCGCCCTGACCGCCACGCAGTTAATCGGTCTTTCCTTCCAATTGGTGATGTTCCAGCGCCTGTTTGGGATGGGATTCTTCGACCCCGGCAAAGGCGGCAACCCGGTTCTCTTCCAACATTTATTCTGGTTCTACTCCCACCCGGCGGTGTACGTTTTCGTTCTCCCCGGCTTGGGCGTGATCTCTGAACTCCTGCCGGTCTTCGTCCGCAAGCCGTTATTCGGGTATCGCTGGGTTGCGATGTCCTCGTTGGGCATTGCGCTGGTCGGTTTTGTGGTGTGGGCGCATCACATGTTCACCTCCGGTATGAACGAATACCTGCGCGTGCCGTTCATGTACAGCACCATGCTGGTGGCTGTTCCCACGGGCGTGAAGTTCTTCTCGTGGGTGGCAACCATGTGGGGCGGAAAGATCGAGACGCCAACCCCGATGCTGTTCGTCCTCGGGTCTATTGTTGTATTTTTGCTGGGCGGCGTCACGGGTCCTCCAAACGCGATGGTCGCGCTCGACCTCCACTTGCATGACACCTACTGGGTCGTTGGACACTTCCACGACACGATCTTCGGCGGATTCGTCTTCCCGTTCTTTGCCGCCATTTATTATTGGTTCCCCAAAGCGACCGGCAGAAAAATGAACGAGTTCTGGGGCAAAGTGCACTTCTGGTTGATGACCCCCTCGTTCTTTGCGCTGACGCTCGGCATGATGTTCATCGGTCTGCGCGGCATGCGCCGCCGTATCGTGGATTACGATCCGGCCCTCGGGTTCGATGGCGCGCAATTGTTCCTGACCGTTTGCGCCTTCCTCATCGCCATCTCGATCTTGATCTTCTTCATCAATTTCTTCCGAAGCATCAAGCATGGCGAGCCGGCCACAGGAAATGCGTGGAATTCTCGCTCGCCCGAATGGCAGGTTCCCTCGCCGATGCCGGCTCACAATTATGAAGTTCCATTCGAAGTGGTTGGCGAACCGTATGATTACGGCTTGCCCGGTTCGAAATTTGTTGAATTCGCGGCGAAGTCAGCCGGGAAACATTAACTCAAAGGGCAGGTAGCCGTTCATGTCGAACAAACAACAACATCCTAATTTACTGTCGCAGGGCGTGTTTATTTTCGTGTACCTTGCGGTGTTGACCGCGCTGGAATTCTTTGTCGCGATCACCTTCAACTCGGTCGTTATTCTTGTGGCGGTGGCGATTGTCAAAGCCGCCTTGGTGCTCTGGTATTACATGCACGTAAACAAGCTGAGTGAAAGCGACGAGAGCAACCACGAATCGTACGCCTACAAGAGCGGGACCAACCGCCTGGGCTTGTGGCTCTTTCTCGTCTCCGACTCGTTCGTGTTCGGCGGGTTGATGGTGATGCGCCTCAGCCTGCTGGGCATGACCCGCCCAGACCTCAGCCAAACCCTCGGGTTCTTTGTGACTGCGGTGCTTCTCATCTCCTCGTTCTTTATGAACCGCGGCGAAGTTGAACTGCACAACGGCAACCGCCAGGGATTTTTACGAAACATCATGGTCACCTTTGTGCTGGGCTTGTTCTTCCTGCTGGGCGTGATCCTGGTGGAGTGGCACACTGTGCCTGCCATTGCCGAACCAATCCTTCACTTATTCGGCGAGCCGGAAGGGAAAACGTTATTGAAAGCCTCGTCGGGTCCCGCAGGAGCGGCGTTCTTCATGATGACGGGAATGCATGCCTTTCACGTGTTGACCGGCTTGATCCTCCTCTTGATCATTTGGATCAACGGCAAAAGAGGCTTGTACGATGAGAAGCAGTACCCGGTCGAAGCCGCCGCGGTGTACTGGCACTTCATCGACGTGGTGTGGATTTTCTTCTACCCGGCGCTGTATCTGATCGGGACAGCGGTCTAACGCAAACCAAGACGGCTTTCGGCGCGACACAATATGAACGCGGGGCGACCAGCACAAGGGTCGCCCCGTTTTTTGATGAAAGGTCAATTCATGGATCGAAAAATTCTATTGGCGGGAATCGGCGCGTTAGTCCTGCTCATCACGATCATCACAGCCGTGATGATCTTTGGCAAACCAGATCAATTTCGCGGCGCGTATTATGTCGAACCGTACCCGCTGGCTGGCGAGATCGAATTAGCGCGCGCCGATGGCTCTGTGTTCAAGTTAAGCGAACAGCGCGGCGGTGTTGTATTGCTCTTCTTTGGCTACACCTCCTGCCCGGATGTATGCCCAACCACGCTCGCGGATATGAAACTCGCCATCGAGGCGTTAAAACCCACAGAAGCGCAACAGATCAAGGTGGTGTTCGTTACCGTCGACCCGGAACGTGACACGCCCCAGCGCGTGCAGGAATATGTGGATCATTTCAGCGCGTCGTTCATTGGCTTGAGCGGCGACGAGTCTGAGCTGGCAACCGTTTGGAGCGATTATGGTATTTTCCGCGAAGTCATGGACAGCGAATCGGCCACCGGGTATCTCGTCAACCATACGGCGCGCATCTTGCTCATCGACCGCAACGGCAACCTGCGCCTCTCTTTTCCGTACGACGCGCCGGTGGAGGATATCATCCACGATTTGAAACTGGTCTTGAAAGAATAGCATGACCAGCAAAAAAATTTACATCAAACGGATCGGCATCTCCTTGTTCCTGGGCTTGCTGATCGGGGTAGCCTTAACCGAAACGCCCATCTTTTTACTCGGTCAGGCAACTCGCGCGCCGCAAGAGATCGTTTTGACCATACCCAACGGAACGTCGGAGCAAGTGGCGCGCGGCGAACAGCCTCCATCCATTCCGACAAACATGATGTTTGTTGTGGGCGATACGCTGATCGTCAACAACGAAGATGTGGTCGACCATAAATTGGGTCCGCTGTGGATTCCCGCAAAGGCTTCTGCCCGTTTATCTTTCAACCAAAAGGAAAGCCTCACGTACGAATGCACGTTTCAATCGGGGAATTACTTTGGGCTTGAAGTGCGCGACGCGCTGACGCCGTATACGCACCTCGTTGGAATTCTCGGCACGGGTCTGCCGCTTGCCGTGCTGATCGCGTTGTATAGCCTTGTGATGCCGGTGAAAAAAGACCATGCTCCTGCGTAGAATGTTCAGCCGCGCGTGGCGGCTGACAACCCTCCTTGTCTTCGCCGGAACGCTGGTTTTGATTCGCCTCGGCATCTGGCAACTGGATCGACTGGAAACGCGGCGCGCGGACAATGCGCATTACCTTGAAATGCGATCCAACGACCGCATCGATCTCAATGTTGAAATCCCCGAAGCCCTGGGCGAGATGAAAGACCGCGCCGCGACCGTGACAGGAAATTATGATTTCGAAAACCAGGTCGCCATGCGGAATCAGGAACGCCTTGGGCAATACGGATATCACCTCTTCACCCCGCTTCGATTCGACGGGATGGCTGTTCTGGTCGACCGCGGCTGGATTCCCGCCGACGGGAACGACACGCCCGATGACTGGCGCAAGTACGACGAGACCGGCCCGGTTGTTGTAGAGGGGTGGATTCAGCCGGGGCATGGCAAACCAGCCTTCGGTGGAATCCCCGACGCGCTTCCTCAGGATGGTTCCCCGCTCGAATTTTGGATCAACCCCGACGTGGCGAACATCGCCCGTCAGTTGCCGTACCCGATCCTGCCGGTCTACCTCCAACTTGCGGCTGTTGCGAATGATACAACGCCGCCGATCGCGCCTGCGCAAGCCGAAAAGGATTTGACAGAAGGTTCGCATTTTGGGTATGCTATGCAGTGGTTCACCTTCGCCGCCTTGTTATTCTTTGGCTACCCTTATTTTATAAAGAAACAGGATTCACTTTCCGCATGAAATTCACACTTCGCTCTTCTTTTGCACGCTATGTTGTGACGCTTTTCGTTTCCGTGATTGCCCTCACGGTGGCTGGGCGCATTGTCACCCTTTCAGACGCCGCGCAGTTTTGCGCGGGCTGGCCCCTGTGCATTCCCTCCGCGCCGGTGGGTTGGTTGAAACTTGCTCATCTTTCGCTGGTCGGTATCGCGTCGGTCTTGATGGCGCTTGTGTTTCGCAAGGCGTGGCGGGAACAGCGCTCACATCGCTTGATCCTTCCGTTGACAACGATTTTAGGCGTGATGTTCTTTGGGCAGGCTCTGGTTGGCGCGGCTTTGATCTCGCAATCGGAAGCGCGGCATTTGTTCGTCTTGCATACGTTGACAACGATCGCGTTGTGGATTTCGTTGATCTTGCTGGTGTATGCGTCCGGCGTCAGCCACGAAGCAGAATCGGTTCCCCCGAGGACCGGTAAACTTCAGCGCGCCAAGGACCTGTTCGCGTTGACGAAACCGTTGATCGTGGGCTTGCTTTTGATCACAACGTACGGCGGATTGGTGATCGGCATGAAGGCAATCCCGTCCTTTTCGCTGACCGTCTGGACGTTGCTCGGCGGGGCGCTCGCGGCGGGCGGTTCGGGCGCGCTGAATCAATACATCGACCGCGAGTTGGACAGGCGTATGCAACGCACTGCAAAACGTCCGATGGCAGACGGGCGGTTAACCGACGCGGAGGGGCTCGCGTTTGGGCTGGGCATGTCGCTGATCAGTTATTACATTCTCGCCTGTTTTGTCAACGACCTTGCCGCGTTGCTTTCGCTGGCGGGAATTGCGTATTACGTGATCCTGTATAGCATGTGGTTGAAAAAAGCGACGGTGCAAAATATCGTCATCGGCGGAGGGGCGGGGGCGATCCCTCCGATGGTGGGCTATGCCGCCGCCACCGGTCACCTCGATTGGACGGCGTGGATCCTCTTCGCCATTATCTTCATGTGGACGCCTCCGCATTTTTGGGCGCTCGCCATCGTCCGCATGAAGGATTACGAACATGCGGGCGTTCCGATGATGCCAGTTGTGCGCGGCGAGATGGAGACGCGCAGGCAGATCTTCGTGTACACCATCGAGTTGGTGATCGTCACGTTGTTGTTACCCATCCTCAACCTGGCTGGCTCTTTCTATCTGGTCTCGTCGCTTGTGTTGGGCGGTGCGTTGTTGTATGCCGCATGGAAGGTTTGGAGAACAGGCGGCAATAAAGTTGCCTGGCGTATGTACAAGTGGTCGAGTAGCTATCTTGTTTTCATCTTT is drawn from Candidatus Defluviilinea gracilis and contains these coding sequences:
- a CDS encoding SCO family protein, with amino-acid sequence MDRKILLAGIGALVLLITIITAVMIFGKPDQFRGAYYVEPYPLAGEIELARADGSVFKLSEQRGGVVLLFFGYTSCPDVCPTTLADMKLAIEALKPTEAQQIKVVFVTVDPERDTPQRVQEYVDHFSASFIGLSGDESELATVWSDYGIFREVMDSESATGYLVNHTARILLIDRNGNLRLSFPYDAPVEDIIHDLKLVLKE
- a CDS encoding heme-copper oxidase subunit III, whose product is MSNKQQHPNLLSQGVFIFVYLAVLTALEFFVAITFNSVVILVAVAIVKAALVLWYYMHVNKLSESDESNHESYAYKSGTNRLGLWLFLVSDSFVFGGLMVMRLSLLGMTRPDLSQTLGFFVTAVLLISSFFMNRGEVELHNGNRQGFLRNIMVTFVLGLFFLLGVILVEWHTVPAIAEPILHLFGEPEGKTLLKASSGPAGAAFFMMTGMHAFHVLTGLILLLIIWINGKRGLYDEKQYPVEAAAVYWHFIDVVWIFFYPALYLIGTAV
- a CDS encoding SURF1 family protein, giving the protein MLLRRMFSRAWRLTTLLVFAGTLVLIRLGIWQLDRLETRRADNAHYLEMRSNDRIDLNVEIPEALGEMKDRAATVTGNYDFENQVAMRNQERLGQYGYHLFTPLRFDGMAVLVDRGWIPADGNDTPDDWRKYDETGPVVVEGWIQPGHGKPAFGGIPDALPQDGSPLEFWINPDVANIARQLPYPILPVYLQLAAVANDTTPPIAPAQAEKDLTEGSHFGYAMQWFTFAALLFFGYPYFIKKQDSLSA
- a CDS encoding protoheme IX farnesyltransferase is translated as MKFTLRSSFARYVVTLFVSVIALTVAGRIVTLSDAAQFCAGWPLCIPSAPVGWLKLAHLSLVGIASVLMALVFRKAWREQRSHRLILPLTTILGVMFFGQALVGAALISQSEARHLFVLHTLTTIALWISLILLVYASGVSHEAESVPPRTGKLQRAKDLFALTKPLIVGLLLITTYGGLVIGMKAIPSFSLTVWTLLGGALAAGGSGALNQYIDRELDRRMQRTAKRPMADGRLTDAEGLAFGLGMSLISYYILACFVNDLAALLSLAGIAYYVILYSMWLKKATVQNIVIGGGAGAIPPMVGYAAATGHLDWTAWILFAIIFMWTPPHFWALAIVRMKDYEHAGVPMMPVVRGEMETRRQIFVYTIELVIVTLLLPILNLAGSFYLVSSLVLGGALLYAAWKVWRTGGNKVAWRMYKWSSSYLVFIFIAIMIDSVL